The following are encoded in a window of Lichenicola cladoniae genomic DNA:
- a CDS encoding SDR family oxidoreductase: protein MPKIAVITGAGAGVGRATAEEFARQGYDVALLSRDEDRLERAVGQLRLHGIRALPIPTDVADAEAVEAAATRVEEELGPIDVWVNVAMATVFAPVSKLTAAEFERGTKVTYLGQVHGTMAALSRMRTRNRGTIVNVGSALGYRSVPLQSIYCGAKFAIRGFTDSLRSEIIHDKLDVHLTMVDLPAINTPQFDWAMNKMGFKAKPVAPIYQPEVPARAIFFAATHKRRQIWVGYPTVQAILANRIAPGLIDRYLAKAGYSGQLTGTPLAPDAPANLYEPVPGDYGAHGRFDKRSKTGSWEMFTDRHRMAFWAAAGIGLVAGIHLIARRLDV, encoded by the coding sequence ATGCCAAAGATCGCAGTCATCACCGGCGCAGGCGCCGGCGTGGGGCGGGCGACCGCGGAAGAGTTCGCACGCCAGGGCTACGATGTCGCCCTGCTCTCCCGCGACGAGGACCGGCTCGAGCGGGCTGTCGGCCAGCTTCGCCTCCATGGCATCCGCGCTCTCCCGATCCCGACCGATGTCGCCGACGCCGAAGCTGTCGAGGCCGCGGCGACGCGGGTCGAGGAAGAACTCGGGCCGATCGACGTTTGGGTGAATGTCGCGATGGCCACGGTGTTCGCGCCGGTCAGCAAGCTGACCGCAGCCGAGTTCGAGCGCGGCACCAAGGTCACCTATCTTGGACAGGTGCACGGCACGATGGCGGCCCTGTCGCGCATGCGGACGCGGAACCGGGGCACCATCGTCAATGTAGGCTCGGCGCTAGGCTATCGGTCGGTGCCGTTGCAGTCGATCTATTGCGGAGCGAAATTCGCCATACGCGGATTCACCGACAGCCTCCGTTCGGAAATCATCCACGACAAGCTCGATGTGCACCTGACCATGGTCGACCTGCCGGCGATCAACACGCCCCAGTTCGACTGGGCAATGAACAAGATGGGCTTCAAGGCCAAGCCGGTGGCGCCGATCTACCAGCCAGAGGTTCCGGCGCGTGCAATATTCTTTGCAGCCACACACAAGCGACGGCAAATCTGGGTCGGCTATCCGACCGTGCAGGCGATCCTCGCCAACAGGATCGCGCCCGGGCTGATCGATCGCTATCTGGCCAAGGCCGGCTATAGCGGACAGCTGACCGGCACGCCGCTTGCCCCGGATGCGCCGGCAAACCTGTATGAGCCGGTACCTGGCGATTACGGCGCGCATGGCCGGTTCGACAAGAGGTCGAAAACCGGAAGCTGGGAAATGTTCACCGATCGTCACCGCATGGCATTCTGGGCAGCCGCCGGAATCGGACTGGTGGCCGGCATCCACCTGATCGCCAGGCGACTGGACGTCTGA
- a CDS encoding LPS assembly lipoprotein LptE, with translation MISRTPLAVVLMLPLAVSACGFHPLYGDGNEAASAKLPDIFVQSIPDRAGQELRLALQQRLAGTSEAEPQGYLLAVSLASSSESIGIHGDNTSERNRVVGRAHWSLSAVSPATTPVASGDVRSVDGYNVINEQYFAASIASETTQQRIANNLADAITLQLATWFTNHRPPATAAKRASTASFLTPSNVPGDTDQTPLTTPGEDGLPSSAIGRSNPTP, from the coding sequence ATGATCAGTCGTACGCCGCTCGCCGTCGTGCTGATGCTGCCGCTGGCCGTGTCCGCATGCGGCTTTCATCCGCTCTATGGCGATGGCAACGAGGCAGCCTCCGCGAAGCTGCCGGACATCTTCGTGCAGAGCATTCCGGATCGCGCCGGCCAGGAACTTCGCCTGGCGCTGCAGCAGCGGCTTGCCGGCACCAGCGAGGCGGAACCGCAGGGCTACCTGCTCGCGGTCAGCCTGGCCTCGTCGTCGGAGTCCATCGGTATCCACGGCGACAACACGTCCGAGCGCAACCGCGTGGTCGGCCGGGCGCACTGGAGCCTGTCGGCGGTCTCACCCGCGACCACCCCGGTTGCCAGCGGCGATGTCCGCAGTGTCGATGGCTACAACGTCATCAACGAGCAGTATTTTGCGGCCAGCATCGCCAGCGAGACCACCCAACAGCGTATCGCCAACAATCTGGCCGATGCGATCACTCTGCAGCTCGCCACCTGGTTCACCAACCATCGCCCGCCCGCGACGGCTGCGAAACGTGCCTCGACCGCCTCCTTCCTCACCCCCAGCAACGTACCGGGGGACACCGACCAGACGCCGCTCACCACACCGGGCGAGGATGGCCTGCCGTCCAGCGCGATCGGTCGCAGCAATCCGACCCCGTGA
- the holA gene encoding DNA polymerase III subunit delta, whose product MKVDARQAGRLLSAPGALRAILLHGEDTGLIRERAADAVRAAAGTLDDPFRVATLSRDAHERLEEEVTALSLTGGRRVVWVRDATDALVAPLKRALGKPGDTLVVLEGPGLVSRSKLRAQVEAMPDGASIACYPEEGRALEAQVSQMLGANKVRIDPDALVWLCSRLGADRAATRGEVEKLVLYAGGAGDGEGSITLEDAMACTGDAAGASLDDAAFAATAGDRAGADLAIERTLAEGSSPIAVARALSGHLHRLRLARLVMEESGQGAQDAMRALRPPVFFKRTQAFAQALSLWSAAGLLRAAEQTQALELACKQTGSPDLVLCKRHLAVIVGQAQASRGVRH is encoded by the coding sequence ATGAAGGTCGATGCGCGGCAGGCCGGGCGGCTGCTGAGTGCGCCCGGAGCTTTGCGCGCCATCCTGCTGCATGGCGAGGATACTGGCCTGATCCGCGAGCGCGCCGCCGATGCGGTGCGCGCGGCGGCGGGTACGCTCGATGATCCGTTCCGTGTCGCCACCCTCTCCCGCGATGCGCACGAACGCCTGGAGGAGGAGGTTACCGCGCTCTCCCTGACCGGCGGCCGGCGCGTGGTGTGGGTTCGCGATGCCACCGACGCGCTGGTGGCGCCGCTGAAGCGCGCCCTCGGAAAGCCGGGCGATACCCTGGTGGTGCTGGAGGGACCGGGCCTGGTCTCGCGTTCCAAGCTGCGCGCGCAGGTCGAGGCGATGCCGGACGGCGCGTCGATCGCCTGCTACCCGGAAGAGGGGCGGGCGCTGGAGGCGCAGGTGTCGCAGATGCTGGGCGCGAACAAGGTGCGGATCGACCCGGACGCGCTGGTCTGGCTGTGCTCCCGGCTCGGTGCCGACCGTGCGGCGACGCGGGGCGAGGTGGAAAAGCTGGTGCTGTATGCAGGCGGCGCCGGGGATGGCGAGGGAAGCATCACGCTGGAGGATGCGATGGCCTGCACCGGCGATGCCGCCGGCGCCTCGCTGGACGATGCCGCATTCGCCGCGACCGCCGGCGACCGGGCCGGCGCCGACCTCGCGATCGAGCGCACGTTGGCCGAGGGGTCGAGCCCGATCGCGGTGGCGCGTGCGCTGTCGGGCCATCTGCACCGGTTGCGGCTCGCGCGGCTGGTCATGGAAGAAAGCGGCCAGGGCGCGCAGGACGCGATGCGGGCCTTGCGTCCGCCCGTGTTCTTCAAGCGGACGCAGGCCTTCGCGCAGGCGCTGTCGCTATGGAGTGCCGCCGGCCTGCTGCGGGCAGCCGAGCAGACCCAGGCGCTCGAACTTGCCTGCAAACAGACCGGATCGCCCGACCTGGTGCTGTGCAAGCGGCACCTGGCAGTGATCGTAGGCCAGGCGCAGGCGAGCCGAGGCGTCCGGCATTGA
- a CDS encoding glycoside hydrolase family 15 protein, whose translation MSNPIEDYALIGDGETAALVSREGSIDWLCWPRFDDDSCFAALLGTPENGRWLLRPAVTVVSSSRRYQPDTLVMETDLETADGAIRLIDFMPMREGSTSSLVRVVVGLRGQVVSRMELQLRFDYGTLPPWSEQTADGIVAKVGPDLIVLHAPVAIEVQQHMSQATFTVEVGQRLAFVLSYSPAHLPVPSRIDAERALTITQSFWREWSGRFDDSRTQWPEAVRRSLITLKAMIHRPSGGLVAAPTTSLPEAPGGKMNWDYRYCWLRDATFTLGALLNAGYRHEAEQWRDWLLRVIAGSPERVRIMYRIDGARHLSEWSVDDLPGYRHAVPVRVGNAASTQHQIDVFGEVLDCLSLAREGGVPASAQQAFAERRIVEHLENVWNTKGSGVWESRDELRQYTYSKAMAWVGIDRFLREYGERLSASGDEDAALVHRLSALRQTIHDEVCREGWNEGLGTFTQYYGGQEIDASLLLMPLVGFLPADDPRMRSTIDTIQRELSEDGLIRRMKAKSDGPNEGAFLACSFWMADCLNLLGRTDEAKAQLERALSVRNDVGLLSEEYDVPGRHLAGNFPQALSHLALVNTALGLSGPVLNRGGA comes from the coding sequence ATGAGCAATCCCATCGAGGATTACGCACTGATCGGCGACGGCGAGACCGCAGCGCTGGTCAGCCGCGAGGGATCGATCGACTGGCTATGCTGGCCACGCTTCGACGACGATTCCTGTTTCGCGGCGCTGCTCGGCACGCCGGAGAATGGGCGCTGGCTGCTCAGGCCGGCCGTGACGGTCGTGTCAAGCAGCCGGCGCTACCAGCCCGATACGCTGGTGATGGAGACCGACCTGGAGACAGCGGATGGAGCGATCCGGTTGATCGATTTCATGCCGATGCGGGAAGGATCGACATCTTCGCTGGTACGAGTGGTTGTCGGGCTTCGTGGACAAGTGGTCAGCCGCATGGAGCTGCAACTGAGGTTCGACTACGGCACGCTGCCGCCCTGGAGCGAGCAGACCGCGGACGGAATTGTCGCGAAGGTCGGGCCCGACCTGATCGTTCTGCACGCACCCGTGGCGATCGAGGTGCAGCAGCATATGAGCCAAGCGACATTCACTGTCGAAGTGGGGCAGCGCCTCGCCTTCGTGCTGAGCTACAGCCCGGCACATCTGCCGGTGCCATCGCGGATCGATGCGGAACGGGCGCTCACTATCACCCAGTCGTTCTGGCGTGAATGGTCCGGCCGCTTCGATGACAGCAGAACCCAGTGGCCGGAAGCGGTGCGCCGTTCGCTGATCACCCTGAAGGCAATGATCCACCGGCCGAGCGGCGGCCTGGTCGCCGCCCCGACCACATCGCTGCCCGAAGCGCCCGGCGGCAAGATGAACTGGGACTACCGCTATTGCTGGCTGCGCGACGCGACGTTCACCCTCGGCGCGCTGCTCAATGCCGGCTACCGGCACGAGGCGGAGCAATGGCGCGACTGGCTGCTGCGGGTGATCGCCGGATCTCCCGAACGGGTGCGGATCATGTACCGGATCGACGGCGCCCGGCATCTGAGCGAATGGTCGGTCGACGACCTGCCTGGCTATCGCCATGCGGTCCCGGTCCGGGTCGGCAACGCAGCGTCCACCCAGCACCAGATCGACGTGTTCGGCGAAGTGCTCGATTGTCTTAGTCTGGCTCGCGAAGGCGGCGTGCCGGCATCGGCCCAGCAGGCTTTCGCCGAGCGCAGGATCGTCGAGCATCTCGAGAACGTCTGGAACACCAAGGGATCCGGCGTGTGGGAGTCCCGCGACGAGTTGCGGCAATATACCTATTCCAAGGCCATGGCATGGGTCGGCATCGATCGGTTCCTGCGGGAGTATGGCGAGCGCCTGTCGGCATCGGGGGATGAAGATGCGGCCCTGGTCCATCGATTGTCGGCTCTGCGCCAGACCATTCACGACGAGGTCTGTCGCGAGGGCTGGAACGAGGGGCTCGGCACCTTCACCCAGTATTATGGCGGCCAGGAAATCGACGCGAGCCTGCTGCTGATGCCGCTCGTCGGGTTCCTGCCGGCAGACGATCCGCGCATGAGATCGACGATCGACACCATCCAGCGAGAGCTCAGCGAGGACGGCCTGATCCGGCGCATGAAGGCAAAGTCCGATGGCCCCAATGAAGGTGCATTTCTTGCCTGCTCCTTCTGGATGGCGGACTGCCTCAACCTGCTGGGCCGAACCGATGAGGCCAAGGCCCAGCTTGAGCGAGCGTTGTCGGTCCGCAACGATGTCGGATTGCTGTCCGAAGAATACGACGTACCGGGTAGACACCTTGCCGGCAACTTTCCGCAGGCGCTTAGCCACCTGGCGCTAGTCAATACCGCCCTGGGGCTATCCGGCCCCGTACTGAATCGCGGCGGCGCATAA
- a CDS encoding cytochrome c3 family protein translates to MRQLFAPGADAILRLVFLVLAVMVVGGLAVVNGVSRSDYFYGVGVAPEQPVPFSHKHHSGELGLDCRYCHTSVEVAATSGIPPTWTCMTCHSQIWTGSQMLAPVRESLANNRPLHWARVNRLPEYVYYNHSIHVTKGIGCSSCHGAMDTMQLTYRANAFKMEFCITCHRNPEKFIRPAAEVWNMSWKPAADQAVLGKMLVMQNHIRPAAQLTDCSICHR, encoded by the coding sequence ATGCGGCAGCTATTCGCCCCCGGCGCGGACGCGATCCTTCGCCTGGTATTCCTTGTTCTGGCCGTCATGGTCGTCGGAGGGCTGGCTGTCGTCAACGGTGTTTCCCGATCCGACTATTTCTATGGTGTCGGGGTGGCACCCGAGCAGCCGGTCCCGTTCAGCCACAAACATCATTCCGGCGAACTCGGGCTCGACTGCCGCTACTGCCATACGTCGGTGGAGGTTGCGGCGACATCCGGGATCCCGCCGACCTGGACCTGCATGACCTGTCATTCGCAGATCTGGACCGGGTCGCAGATGCTGGCGCCGGTCCGCGAGAGCCTGGCCAACAACCGGCCGCTGCACTGGGCGCGCGTCAACCGGCTGCCCGAATACGTTTATTATAACCACTCGATCCACGTGACCAAAGGCATCGGCTGCTCGAGCTGCCACGGCGCGATGGACACGATGCAACTGACCTACCGGGCCAACGCCTTCAAGATGGAGTTCTGCATCACCTGCCATCGGAACCCGGAGAAGTTCATCCGGCCAGCGGCGGAAGTGTGGAACATGTCGTGGAAGCCGGCGGCGGATCAGGCCGTACTCGGCAAGATGCTGGTCATGCAGAACCATATCCGTCCGGCAGCCCAACTCACCGACTGCTCGATATGCCATCGATGA
- the leuS gene encoding leucine--tRNA ligase produces the protein MSDSEPRPAGEIETRYSFCEAEPRWQTAWNDSACFDVPDVPPADRPKYYVLEMFPYPSGQLHMGHVRNYTLGDVVARYKRARGHAVLHPMGWDAFGLPAENAARERGINPADWTLANIETMRGTLKRLGLSLNWDREIATCLPDYYGQQQKLFLDMAAAGLVERRDALVNWDPVDQTVLANEQVVDGRGWRSGAVVEKKRLSQWFFRITEFAPDLLAALDGLDEWPERVRLMQAHWIGRSEGARVHFPLAHPPAGLDPDLNGLEVYTTRPDTLFGMSFLAIAPEHPLAAHVALSDPKAASFIAECRSLGTSEASIESAVKRGYDTGLRVAHPFMPEATFPVWIANFVLMEYGTGAIFGCPCGDQRDLDFARLYDLPVPVVVLPPGEEEAGFSIGRVTHDGPGTLINSGFMDGLSTEAGRKVAIERLEAMGVGRGVVNWRLRDWGISRQRYWGCPIPIIHCASCGPVPVPDDQLPVRLPDDPDFSVPGNALDHHPTWKHVDCPCCGQPATRETDTCDTFVDSSWYFARFTSPRALTPTVRAASDAWLPVDQYIGGIEHAILHLLYARFFTRAMHATGHLGLDEPFARLFTQGMVNHESYRDPDGTWLHPEEIDRSSTGAVRRDNGAAVQVGRVEKMSKSKRNTVSPEAIIDRFGADTARWFVLSDSPPERDMEWTEAGVAGAARFTQRLFRLVGAVAADTHPSAAPESFGEPADTLRRATHRTIAAVTEALEAFTFNVAVARLHELASAIADAAQATPAADLDWARREAAGTLCLLVAPMMPHLAEELLALLDPDAALAAVQPWPIADPLLVAARRVTIAVQIMGKLRGTIEARPDEAGDVVIAAAEAEPNVARSLEGRRVVKRIHVPNRIVNFVVAG, from the coding sequence ATGAGCGACAGCGAACCGCGGCCGGCTGGCGAGATAGAGACGCGCTACAGTTTCTGTGAGGCGGAGCCGCGCTGGCAGACCGCCTGGAACGACAGCGCCTGCTTCGACGTGCCCGACGTTCCGCCCGCGGACCGGCCCAAATACTACGTGCTCGAGATGTTCCCGTATCCGAGCGGCCAGCTGCATATGGGTCACGTCCGCAACTACACCCTCGGCGACGTGGTCGCCCGCTACAAGCGCGCCCGGGGCCATGCGGTGCTGCATCCGATGGGCTGGGACGCGTTCGGCCTGCCGGCGGAGAATGCCGCCCGCGAGCGCGGCATCAACCCGGCAGACTGGACGCTCGCCAACATCGAGACGATGCGCGGCACCCTGAAGCGGCTCGGCCTGTCGCTGAACTGGGATCGCGAGATCGCCACCTGCCTGCCGGATTACTATGGCCAGCAGCAGAAGCTGTTCCTGGACATGGCGGCGGCCGGCCTGGTCGAGCGCCGCGATGCGCTGGTGAACTGGGACCCAGTCGACCAGACCGTGCTGGCCAACGAGCAGGTGGTCGACGGGCGAGGCTGGCGATCCGGCGCGGTCGTCGAAAAGAAGCGGCTCAGCCAGTGGTTCTTCCGGATCACCGAGTTCGCCCCCGACCTGCTTGCGGCACTCGACGGGCTCGACGAGTGGCCGGAGCGGGTACGCCTGATGCAGGCGCACTGGATCGGCCGCAGCGAGGGCGCGCGGGTGCACTTCCCGCTGGCACATCCGCCGGCCGGGCTCGATCCCGACCTGAACGGGCTCGAGGTCTACACCACCCGCCCGGACACGCTGTTCGGCATGTCGTTCCTGGCGATCGCGCCGGAGCATCCGCTGGCGGCCCATGTCGCCCTGAGCGATCCGAAGGCTGCTTCCTTCATCGCCGAATGCCGCAGCCTCGGCACCAGCGAGGCGTCGATCGAGAGCGCGGTCAAGCGCGGCTACGATACCGGCCTGCGCGTTGCCCACCCGTTCATGCCGGAGGCCACCTTCCCGGTCTGGATCGCCAACTTCGTGCTGATGGAATACGGCACCGGGGCGATCTTCGGCTGTCCCTGCGGCGACCAGCGCGACCTCGATTTCGCACGTCTCTACGATCTTCCGGTGCCGGTGGTGGTGCTTCCGCCGGGCGAGGAGGAAGCCGGCTTCTCGATCGGGCGGGTGACCCATGACGGACCCGGCACCCTGATCAACTCCGGCTTCATGGACGGCCTGTCCACGGAAGCCGGTCGCAAGGTGGCGATCGAGCGGCTCGAGGCGATGGGCGTCGGCCGCGGGGTGGTGAACTGGCGCCTGCGCGACTGGGGAATTTCGCGCCAGCGCTACTGGGGTTGCCCGATCCCGATCATCCATTGCGCGAGTTGCGGCCCGGTGCCGGTGCCGGACGACCAGCTGCCGGTGCGCCTGCCCGACGACCCCGATTTCTCGGTCCCCGGAAACGCGCTCGACCATCATCCGACCTGGAAGCATGTGGACTGCCCGTGTTGCGGCCAGCCGGCGACGCGCGAAACCGACACCTGCGACACGTTCGTCGACAGCTCCTGGTACTTCGCGCGCTTCACCTCGCCGCGGGCGCTCACGCCCACGGTACGCGCCGCGTCCGACGCTTGGCTGCCGGTGGACCAGTATATCGGCGGCATCGAGCACGCGATCCTGCACCTGCTGTATGCGCGCTTCTTCACCCGGGCGATGCATGCGACCGGCCATCTCGGACTGGACGAGCCGTTCGCGCGGCTGTTCACCCAGGGCATGGTGAATCACGAGAGCTACCGCGATCCCGACGGCACCTGGCTCCATCCGGAAGAGATCGACCGAAGCAGCACCGGCGCGGTGCGCCGCGACAATGGCGCGGCAGTGCAGGTCGGCCGGGTCGAGAAGATGTCCAAATCGAAGCGCAACACGGTGTCGCCCGAGGCGATCATCGACCGGTTCGGCGCCGATACCGCGCGCTGGTTCGTGCTGTCCGACAGCCCGCCGGAGCGGGACATGGAATGGACCGAGGCCGGCGTCGCCGGGGCGGCGCGCTTCACCCAGCGGCTGTTCCGGCTGGTCGGCGCGGTGGCCGCGGACACGCACCCATCGGCCGCGCCGGAGAGTTTCGGCGAACCGGCGGACACATTGCGCCGCGCCACCCATCGCACCATCGCGGCCGTGACCGAGGCGCTGGAGGCCTTCACCTTCAACGTGGCCGTGGCGCGCCTGCACGAGCTTGCATCGGCGATCGCGGACGCCGCCCAGGCCACGCCGGCGGCCGACCTCGATTGGGCGCGCCGCGAGGCTGCCGGCACCCTCTGCCTGCTGGTGGCACCGATGATGCCGCATCTCGCCGAGGAACTGCTGGCCCTGCTCGACCCCGATGCGGCACTTGCCGCAGTGCAGCCCTGGCCGATCGCGGACCCGCTCCTGGTGGCGGCCCGGCGCGTGACCATCGCGGTGCAGATCATGGGCAAGCTGCGCGGCACCATCGAAGCCCGGCCCGACGAGGCCGGCGACGTGGTGATCGCCGCCGCCGAGGCGGAACCCAACGTCGCGCGCTCGCTCGAAGGCCGGCGCGTGGTCAAGCGCATTCACGTGCCCAACCGGATCGTCAACTTCGTGGTGGCAGGATGA
- a CDS encoding TonB-dependent receptor domain-containing protein: MSAFVGFRNLLLLSTAGCIALGIATPALAQAPVVPGKQAIDSTTAGTTSATSALKQDAAPTKDAAETVTVTGSILRNPNLSGASPVTHLTAKDMQVRGITTVAAALSQVSSNNGGSLPAAFSGNGAFAIGASGASLRGLTVDSTLVLIDGQRAAYYPLADDGQRNFVDLNTIPQSIVQTIDVQQDSASATYGADAVAGVVNIITRKQIEGFEGGAEGGLSQRADGGHQRLYATYGVGDLNRDGYNVYLNGEYQNDDIIYNRDRGYPYDTGDLRGLSGSNGNENGIQNDGTISGIGSTRVAQVRPVNADGSTGLLQPISPTLGCNGLATHVVAQGTVCEQNTVGDYRLLFPSDRRISVNLRGTANLSDRAQAYAMFSYAQNQVFTTGSVSGPSSIRQKSASGDADLTDIVLPVNLANGTLNPNNPFAAQGLPAQIYYRFADLNTTNLVLNQTYRGSTGLNGSIDSGWGGDWMYNASFVGMVDTLQRTVTGVPTFAGILNAVNTGSYNFVDPSKNSAAVRNAIAPKSVQNDSSQEYSLDVTLSKGLFSLPGGMVTLGIGGNARYESVNDPTPNPDDPSNPNAQYLSQLRSFGAVGSRRVGSGYFEADIPFIKQINVNVSGRYDNYSEGFSNFAPKIGVILRPIDKVMFRGTFSKGFRVPSFPETNAVPGVGYISYTPTDAAFLAQHQNSSGTGPDTYASTYNLGLNSVGNPALKPEKSTSFTGGTVLTPLPWLNVTADYYHIKKINFITTADYSGPVANYFTNKEYPSGISVTPDVADPDHPEATILRPGIVNLGYINAAKLVTSGIDLALGARIPLPRPLQDIKWTSTGQATYILGYTITYPGTGLQSYAGSLGPANISSASGTPRWRANWANTFTYKRLAVTATMNYTSGYKLTAEDVTGGGTLNDCSMAQQGFSGDPLRCGVASFVDVDLTINYALTNRLNLYTNIYNVFDKGPPLDTGTYGGYQYNPAWATAGILGRAFRFGVTGKF; this comes from the coding sequence ATGAGTGCTTTCGTTGGCTTTCGAAACCTTCTCCTGCTGTCCACCGCCGGGTGCATTGCGCTTGGCATCGCCACGCCGGCGCTCGCCCAGGCCCCTGTTGTCCCCGGCAAGCAGGCGATCGACAGCACCACGGCCGGCACGACATCGGCTACGTCCGCGCTGAAACAGGACGCGGCACCGACCAAGGACGCCGCCGAGACTGTCACCGTCACCGGCTCCATCCTGCGCAACCCGAACTTGTCGGGCGCTTCGCCCGTCACGCATCTGACCGCCAAGGACATGCAGGTCCGCGGCATCACCACGGTCGCTGCCGCGCTCTCGCAGGTCTCGTCCAATAACGGCGGCAGCCTGCCGGCCGCATTTTCCGGCAACGGTGCCTTCGCCATCGGCGCGAGCGGCGCCTCGTTGCGTGGCCTGACGGTCGACTCGACTCTGGTGCTGATCGACGGCCAGCGCGCCGCCTATTACCCGCTGGCGGATGACGGCCAGCGCAACTTCGTCGATCTCAATACGATCCCGCAATCGATCGTGCAGACCATCGACGTGCAGCAGGATAGCGCATCCGCGACCTACGGCGCCGACGCGGTGGCCGGCGTGGTCAACATCATCACCCGCAAGCAGATCGAGGGATTCGAGGGCGGCGCGGAAGGCGGCCTCAGCCAGCGCGCCGACGGCGGCCATCAGCGACTGTATGCGACCTACGGCGTCGGCGACCTCAATCGCGATGGCTACAACGTCTATCTGAACGGCGAGTACCAGAACGACGACATCATCTATAACCGCGACCGTGGCTATCCCTACGATACCGGAGACCTACGCGGCCTGTCCGGGTCGAACGGCAACGAGAACGGCATCCAGAACGACGGCACTATTTCAGGCATCGGCTCGACGCGCGTCGCCCAGGTGCGGCCGGTCAACGCCGATGGAAGCACCGGCCTGCTGCAGCCGATCAGCCCGACGCTCGGATGCAATGGTCTCGCGACACACGTGGTCGCACAAGGCACGGTCTGCGAACAGAACACGGTCGGCGACTATCGGCTGCTGTTCCCAAGCGACCGGCGAATCAGCGTTAACTTGCGTGGTACTGCGAATTTGAGCGACCGGGCGCAGGCCTATGCGATGTTCAGCTATGCCCAGAACCAGGTCTTTACAACCGGATCGGTCTCGGGACCGAGCTCGATCCGCCAGAAGAGCGCGTCCGGCGATGCGGACCTGACAGACATCGTGCTGCCCGTAAACCTTGCCAACGGCACGCTCAATCCGAACAATCCGTTCGCGGCGCAAGGCCTGCCGGCGCAGATCTACTACCGGTTCGCCGATCTCAATACGACGAACCTGGTCCTCAACCAGACCTATCGCGGCTCCACCGGCCTCAACGGGTCGATCGACTCGGGCTGGGGCGGCGACTGGATGTACAACGCGTCCTTTGTCGGCATGGTCGATACGCTGCAGCGGACCGTCACCGGGGTGCCGACCTTCGCCGGCATCCTGAACGCGGTGAATACAGGCAGCTATAATTTCGTCGATCCGTCGAAGAACAGCGCCGCGGTCCGCAATGCGATCGCGCCGAAATCGGTGCAGAACGACAGCAGCCAGGAATATTCGCTCGACGTCACGCTCTCGAAAGGATTGTTCAGCCTGCCCGGTGGCATGGTGACTTTGGGTATTGGCGGCAACGCACGTTACGAATCGGTCAACGACCCGACCCCCAATCCGGACGATCCGTCCAACCCGAATGCGCAGTATCTGTCGCAGCTCAGGAGCTTCGGCGCCGTCGGCAGCCGCCGGGTGGGATCGGGCTATTTCGAGGCCGACATCCCGTTCATCAAGCAGATCAACGTGAACGTCTCCGGCCGCTACGACAACTATTCGGAAGGGTTCAGCAATTTCGCGCCCAAGATCGGCGTGATCCTGAGGCCGATCGACAAGGTCATGTTCCGCGGCACCTTCTCCAAGGGTTTCCGGGTACCGAGCTTCCCGGAAACCAACGCGGTGCCGGGAGTCGGTTACATCAGCTACACACCGACCGATGCCGCTTTCCTGGCTCAGCACCAGAACAGCTCCGGCACCGGGCCGGATACCTATGCGTCAACCTATAACCTCGGGCTGAACAGCGTCGGCAATCCCGCGCTGAAACCGGAAAAATCGACCAGCTTCACCGGCGGCACCGTGCTGACCCCGCTGCCCTGGCTGAACGTGACCGCGGACTATTACCATATCAAGAAGATCAACTTCATCACGACGGCCGATTATAGCGGACCGGTGGCGAACTACTTCACCAACAAGGAATACCCCTCCGGCATCAGCGTGACGCCCGACGTTGCCGATCCGGATCATCCGGAAGCCACCATCCTGCGTCCCGGGATCGTCAATCTCGGCTACATCAATGCCGCCAAACTGGTGACGTCCGGGATCGACCTGGCGCTCGGGGCCCGCATCCCGCTGCCGCGCCCGTTGCAGGACATCAAATGGACCAGCACAGGCCAGGCGACCTACATCCTCGGCTATACCATCACATACCCGGGCACCGGCCTTCAGTCCTATGCCGGCTCGCTCGGACCAGCCAACATCAGCTCAGCTTCCGGCACGCCGCGCTGGCGCGCCAACTGGGCCAATACCTTCACCTACAAGCGCCTCGCGGTGACTGCGACGATGAACTACACCAGCGGCTACAAGCTCACCGCCGAAGACGTTACTGGAGGCGGCACGCTGAATGATTGCAGCATGGCACAGCAGGGTTTTTCGGGCGATCCGCTGCGCTGTGGCGTCGCCAGCTTCGTGGACGTCGACCTGACCATCAACTATGCGCTGACCAACAGGCTCAACCTCTACACCAACATCTACAACGTCTTCGACAAGGGGCCGCCGCTCGATACCGGCACATATGGCGGCTACCAGTACAACCCGGCCTGGGCCACCGCCGGTATCCTCGGCCGCGCGTTCCGCTTCGGTGTCACCGGCAAGTTCTGA